Proteins encoded together in one Mycolicibacter minnesotensis window:
- the pdxT gene encoding pyridoxal 5'-phosphate synthase glutaminase subunit PdxT — protein MSGPQIGVLALQGDVREHLAALSAVGADPVPVRRRAELDAVDALLIPGGESTTISLLLRELELTEPLRNRLADGMPAYGSCAGMILLASEILDAGAQGRAATPLCGIDMAVRRNAFGRQVDSFEGDVDFEGLEGPVHAVFIRAPWVERIGPSVQVLAQAAGHPVAVRQGGVLATSFHPEVTGDRRIHRLFVDIVAGQA, from the coding sequence GTGAGCGGACCCCAGATCGGTGTGCTCGCCCTACAGGGCGACGTTCGTGAACACCTGGCCGCACTGAGTGCCGTCGGCGCCGACCCGGTGCCCGTACGCCGCCGCGCAGAACTGGATGCCGTAGACGCGCTGCTGATCCCCGGTGGGGAGTCGACCACGATCAGTCTTCTCCTGCGTGAGCTGGAGCTGACCGAACCGCTGCGGAATCGGCTGGCCGACGGGATGCCGGCCTACGGATCGTGTGCGGGGATGATCCTGCTGGCCAGCGAGATCCTGGATGCCGGTGCGCAGGGACGTGCGGCGACCCCGCTGTGCGGAATCGATATGGCCGTGCGGCGCAACGCCTTCGGGCGCCAAGTTGATTCCTTCGAAGGAGACGTCGACTTCGAAGGCCTGGAAGGGCCGGTGCACGCGGTGTTCATCCGCGCGCCCTGGGTGGAACGCATCGGTCCCAGCGTGCAGGTGCTGGCGCAGGCCGCCGGGCATCCGGTGGCCGTGCGTCAGGGTGGCGTATTGGCCACCTCATTTCATCCTGAGGTGACCGGCGATCGCCGGATCCACCGGCTCTTCGTCGACATCGTCGCGGGGCAGGCCTGA
- a CDS encoding TetR/AcrR family transcriptional regulator: protein MADKRATDAQTDESTSSAREETIAAVLTHAAELFAERGPAATSIRDIGTRSGVNHGLVFRYLGTKDQLVKAVLNHLADDVSAAAQAGAPVAVIAAKTELQLRVVARATLDGFAVGRLQDRFPIAANLISHALCSNEDERTGRLSAANVIALQLGWQLFEPLVRAATGTEDIPADELQHIINTEIARMLRTDPAELYQIAFPVN, encoded by the coding sequence GTGGCTGACAAGAGGGCAACAGATGCCCAGACCGACGAGAGCACATCGTCGGCACGCGAGGAGACCATCGCCGCGGTGCTGACACACGCGGCCGAGTTGTTCGCCGAGCGTGGACCGGCGGCCACCTCGATCCGTGATATCGGCACCAGGTCGGGAGTCAACCACGGCCTGGTTTTCCGCTACCTTGGCACGAAGGATCAGCTGGTCAAAGCGGTCTTGAATCATCTCGCCGATGACGTTTCCGCTGCCGCGCAGGCCGGTGCTCCAGTGGCCGTGATCGCCGCCAAGACGGAGCTGCAGCTGCGCGTGGTGGCCCGGGCCACCCTCGACGGGTTTGCGGTCGGCCGCCTGCAGGACCGATTTCCGATCGCAGCAAATCTCATCAGCCATGCACTGTGCAGCAACGAAGATGAGCGCACCGGACGACTCTCCGCCGCGAATGTCATTGCACTACAACTGGGTTGGCAGCTTTTCGAACCACTCGTGCGCGCGGCCACCGGCACCGAGGACATCCCGGCCGATGAACTTCAGCACATCATCAACACTGAGATTGCGCGCATGCTCCGAACCGATCCAGCAGAGCTCTACCAGATTGCATTCCCGGTGAACTAA
- a CDS encoding TauD/TfdA dioxygenase family protein — MSSSSSPTRTDLDVVKLGEYIGARIDGVQLGGDLDNETVTAINDALVTHKVIFFRGQHNLDDVSQFEFAQLLGTPTAPHPLLKGEGAILPIDSFGGTAANSWHTDVTFVDRAPKASLLRAVELPPYGGTTLWANTVTAYEQLPHPLARLADELWAVHSNAFDYTQLDLTDSKQLEKYADLLQSEEFQQYIQTFNSTTYETQHPVVRVHPESGERSLLLGNFVQRIADVKHSESRALFQLFQERITRPENTIRWNWQLGDLAIWDNRSTQHYGVSDFGQAHRRLHRITLAGDIPVSVHGERSRVLQGDASAYSVIAEPRAVA, encoded by the coding sequence ATGTCCAGCAGCTCGTCGCCCACCCGCACCGACCTCGACGTGGTGAAACTCGGCGAATACATCGGCGCCCGGATAGATGGCGTCCAGTTGGGCGGTGACCTGGACAACGAGACGGTCACCGCGATCAACGACGCGTTGGTCACCCACAAGGTCATCTTCTTCCGGGGACAGCACAATCTGGACGACGTCAGCCAGTTCGAGTTCGCGCAGTTGCTGGGTACCCCGACGGCGCCCCACCCGCTGCTGAAGGGCGAGGGCGCGATCCTGCCGATCGACTCGTTTGGAGGCACCGCCGCCAACAGCTGGCACACCGACGTCACGTTCGTGGATCGGGCCCCCAAGGCATCACTTCTGCGGGCCGTAGAGCTGCCCCCCTACGGCGGAACCACCCTGTGGGCGAACACCGTCACCGCCTACGAGCAGCTGCCCCATCCGCTGGCCCGGCTGGCGGACGAGCTCTGGGCCGTGCACAGCAACGCCTTCGACTACACGCAGCTCGACTTGACCGACTCCAAGCAGCTGGAGAAGTACGCCGACCTTCTGCAATCCGAAGAGTTCCAGCAGTACATCCAGACGTTCAACTCCACCACGTACGAGACGCAGCACCCGGTGGTCCGGGTGCATCCCGAGAGCGGAGAACGTTCGCTGCTTCTCGGCAACTTTGTGCAGCGAATCGCCGATGTGAAGCACTCCGAGTCGCGTGCGCTGTTCCAGCTGTTCCAGGAGCGGATCACCCGGCCGGAGAACACCATCCGGTGGAACTGGCAGCTGGGCGATCTGGCGATCTGGGACAACCGTTCTACCCAGCACTACGGAGTCTCCGACTTCGGGCAGGCGCATCGGCGGTTGCACCGCATCACCCTCGCCGGCGACATTCCCGTCAGTGTCCACGGCGAGCGCAGCCGCGTACTCCAAGGGGACGCTTCGGCGTACTCCGTCATCGCAGAGCCCCGAGCAGTGGCATAA
- a CDS encoding PPE family protein yields the protein MTAPAFMALPPEVHSALLSSGPGPGAVLAAAGTWNSLSAEYAEVAAELGEVLGAIEAGVWEGPSAQSYAAANVPYLAWLAQASADSAVAAAQHETVAAAYVTALAAMPTMAELAANHAVHGVLVATNFFGVNTIPIALNEADYARMWVQAAATMSAYQAVAGSAAASVPPTPVAPAILKSEASAAAADSSDPWGPAHTWTDPFLEGVADFVRAVFGLNWDPVTGTIDGLPYTSYTNPLTVAYWLKNTLTQIQEIDYIIANFSTNPEVGLLLLNPVTLAPWLLAHPLTAIELGAAISSSLAAPWASLSALSALGALPRPFAFALPIDVGLPQAVAAPVPVTTVSNLHVVGLPGSVPATGAPAAAPPASVPGGAAPPAPPPTAPAAMGFFPAVVGFGGGPGVGFDSTNRTGSGTGAHAKSPASDSAAEESAARRSSRTRRRRKAQLHDHGYADMNVEVDAQWAPPTGGGPLASDGSAGALGFEGSVVKHDVRQAGLTTLTGDSFQSAPTEPLLPASWTGQPSEGANGHGQT from the coding sequence GTGACGGCGCCTGCGTTTATGGCCTTGCCGCCGGAGGTGCATTCGGCGTTGTTGAGTAGTGGTCCGGGGCCGGGTGCGGTGTTGGCTGCGGCGGGGACGTGGAATTCGCTCAGTGCCGAGTATGCCGAGGTGGCTGCGGAGCTTGGTGAGGTGCTTGGTGCGATTGAGGCTGGGGTGTGGGAGGGTCCTAGCGCGCAGTCGTATGCGGCTGCCAATGTGCCGTATTTGGCGTGGTTGGCGCAGGCTAGTGCTGATAGTGCGGTGGCGGCGGCTCAGCATGAGACGGTGGCGGCGGCCTATGTGACCGCGTTGGCGGCGATGCCGACGATGGCGGAGCTGGCTGCCAATCATGCAGTGCACGGAGTTTTGGTGGCGACCAATTTCTTTGGGGTGAACACGATTCCGATTGCGCTCAATGAGGCGGACTACGCGCGGATGTGGGTTCAGGCGGCGGCCACGATGAGTGCTTATCAGGCGGTTGCGGGTTCGGCTGCGGCGTCTGTGCCGCCGACTCCAGTGGCGCCGGCGATCCTCAAGTCGGAGGCTTCGGCAGCGGCTGCGGACTCATCGGACCCATGGGGGCCCGCCCACACCTGGACCGACCCCTTTCTCGAGGGCGTCGCGGATTTCGTCCGAGCAGTCTTCGGCCTCAATTGGGATCCGGTGACCGGCACCATCGACGGGCTGCCCTACACCTCTTACACCAACCCTTTGACCGTGGCCTACTGGCTCAAGAACACACTGACGCAGATCCAAGAGATCGACTACATCATCGCCAACTTTTCGACGAACCCGGAAGTGGGCCTGCTCCTTCTCAACCCAGTGACTCTCGCGCCGTGGCTGCTCGCGCACCCCTTGACCGCCATCGAGCTGGGTGCCGCGATCTCTTCGAGTCTCGCGGCACCCTGGGCGAGCTTGAGTGCATTGTCGGCACTAGGCGCTTTGCCGCGGCCATTCGCCTTCGCACTGCCCATTGACGTGGGGCTTCCGCAGGCGGTTGCGGCTCCTGTGCCGGTGACGACGGTGTCGAACCTGCATGTGGTGGGTCTGCCAGGGTCGGTGCCGGCGACCGGAGCGCCGGCGGCAGCGCCGCCGGCGAGTGTGCCCGGCGGCGCGGCTCCGCCGGCACCACCGCCTACGGCGCCGGCGGCGATGGGATTCTTTCCGGCCGTGGTCGGCTTCGGAGGCGGTCCCGGTGTGGGCTTCGATTCGACCAACAGGACCGGAAGTGGAACGGGTGCCCACGCGAAAAGCCCGGCATCGGATTCCGCTGCGGAGGAGTCGGCTGCGCGGCGGTCTTCGCGGACGCGTCGCCGGCGCAAGGCGCAGCTGCACGATCACGGGTATGCCGACATGAATGTTGAGGTGGATGCCCAATGGGCACCGCCTACCGGTGGGGGACCGCTTGCTTCGGACGGGAGCGCGGGCGCGCTCGGGTTCGAGGGAAGCGTTGTCAAACATGACGTGCGGCAAGCGGGACTGACCACCCTGACGGGGGACTCCTTCCAGAGCGCTCCAACCGAGCCACTACTGCCGGCCAGCTGGACCGGTCAGCCCAGCGAAGGAGCGAATGGCCACGGACAGACCTGA
- a CDS encoding WXG100 family type VII secretion target: MSQILYNYPAMLAHAAEMNGYAGTLQAVGADIATEQAALHAAWQGDTGLTYQAWQVQWNQAMEELVLAYRAMASTHETNTLLMNARDTAEAARWG; this comes from the coding sequence ATGTCGCAGATTCTGTACAACTACCCGGCGATGTTGGCGCACGCCGCGGAGATGAATGGGTACGCGGGCACGTTGCAGGCGGTGGGCGCGGACATCGCCACTGAGCAGGCGGCGTTGCACGCGGCGTGGCAGGGCGATACCGGGCTGACCTATCAGGCGTGGCAGGTGCAGTGGAACCAGGCGATGGAGGAGTTGGTTCTGGCCTATCGCGCGATGGCGTCGACGCACGAGACCAACACGTTGCTGATGAACGCGCGCGATACCGCCGAGGCCGCCCGCTGGGGCTGA
- the pdxS gene encoding pyridoxal 5'-phosphate synthase lyase subunit PdxS, protein MDSAAQNGSAPDGQTGTARVKRGMAEMLKGGVIMDVVTPDQARIAEAAGAVAVMALERVPADIRAQGGVSRMSDPDMIEGIIAAVTIPVMAKVRIGHFVEAQILQSLGVDYIDESEVLTPADYTHHIDKWRYTVPFVCGATNLGEALRRITEGAAMIRSKGEAGTGDVSNATTHMRSIGGEIRRLTSLSEDELFVAAKELQAPYELVAEVARAGKLPVTLFTAGGIATPADAAMMMQLGAEGVFVGSGIFKSGDPAARAAAIVKATTFYDDPDVLARVSRGLGEAMVGINVEDIAAPHRLAERGW, encoded by the coding sequence GTGGACAGCGCGGCGCAGAACGGTTCGGCACCCGATGGACAAACGGGTACTGCGCGAGTAAAGCGCGGCATGGCCGAGATGCTCAAGGGTGGCGTCATCATGGACGTCGTCACCCCGGATCAGGCCCGCATCGCTGAGGCGGCCGGAGCCGTCGCGGTGATGGCCCTGGAGCGGGTACCCGCCGACATTCGTGCCCAGGGCGGGGTCTCGCGGATGAGTGACCCGGACATGATCGAGGGGATCATCGCCGCGGTCACCATCCCGGTGATGGCCAAGGTGCGTATCGGACATTTCGTCGAGGCGCAGATTCTGCAGAGCCTCGGGGTGGACTACATCGACGAGTCCGAGGTGCTCACCCCGGCCGACTACACCCACCACATCGACAAGTGGCGCTACACCGTGCCGTTCGTGTGCGGGGCCACCAACTTGGGCGAGGCGTTGCGCCGGATCACCGAGGGCGCGGCCATGATCCGTTCCAAGGGCGAGGCCGGCACCGGCGACGTCTCCAACGCCACCACGCACATGCGGTCCATCGGTGGCGAGATCCGTCGGCTCACATCGCTGTCCGAGGACGAATTGTTCGTTGCCGCAAAGGAACTCCAGGCGCCCTACGAGCTGGTAGCCGAGGTTGCGAGGGCCGGAAAGCTGCCGGTGACGCTGTTCACCGCGGGTGGTATCGCTACCCCCGCGGACGCGGCGATGATGATGCAGCTCGGTGCAGAGGGCGTGTTCGTCGGCTCCGGCATCTTCAAGTCCGGTGACCCCGCCGCGCGTGCAGCGGCCATCGTCAAGGCCACCACTTTCTACGACGACCCGGACGTGCTGGCCCGCGTCTCGCGCGGCCTCGGCGAGGCAATGGTCGGCATCAATGTGGAGGACATCGCTGCGCCGCACCGGCTCGCAGAACGCGGCTGGTAG
- the tesB gene encoding acyl-CoA thioesterase II, which produces MAIEEILDLEQLEVNIYRGSVFSPNSAETQRTFGGHVAGQALVSAVRTVDPRYRVHSLHGYFLRPGDARAPTVFLVERVRDGGSFCTRRVNAVQHGETIFNMSASFQTEQRGIEHQDVMSGAPEPGDLPDISAMKAFDDEGLKAFAEWDLRRVPREQLPHRTGKVAEQQVWFRHRDPLPDDPVLHICALAYMSDLTLLGTSWAIHPEMRDHLQVASLDHAMWFLRPFRADEWLLYDQSSPSAGAGRALTQGKIYNRSGDMVAAVMQEGLTRFPSGHQPTAQ; this is translated from the coding sequence GTGGCGATCGAAGAGATCCTTGACCTCGAGCAACTTGAGGTCAACATCTACCGCGGGAGCGTGTTCAGCCCGAACTCCGCGGAGACCCAGCGCACCTTCGGGGGCCACGTCGCCGGTCAGGCGCTGGTATCGGCGGTTCGCACCGTGGATCCGCGTTACCGAGTCCACTCGCTGCACGGATACTTCCTGCGTCCCGGGGATGCCAGGGCCCCCACCGTGTTTCTGGTGGAGCGAGTGCGTGACGGTGGTTCGTTCTGCACCCGGCGGGTCAACGCCGTCCAGCACGGCGAGACCATCTTCAATATGTCGGCCTCGTTCCAGACCGAGCAGCGGGGCATCGAGCACCAGGATGTGATGTCCGGTGCGCCCGAGCCGGGGGATCTTCCGGACATCAGCGCGATGAAGGCCTTCGATGACGAGGGCCTGAAGGCCTTCGCCGAGTGGGATCTGCGCCGGGTTCCGCGGGAGCAGCTGCCGCACAGGACCGGCAAGGTCGCCGAGCAGCAGGTCTGGTTCCGCCACCGCGACCCGCTGCCCGACGATCCGGTGCTGCATATCTGCGCTCTGGCCTACATGAGTGACTTGACCCTGCTGGGCACCTCGTGGGCCATTCACCCGGAGATGCGCGATCACCTTCAGGTGGCGTCACTGGATCATGCCATGTGGTTTCTGCGGCCGTTCCGAGCCGACGAATGGTTGCTCTACGACCAGTCCTCGCCGTCGGCGGGGGCGGGGCGGGCATTGACCCAGGGCAAGATCTACAACCGATCCGGGGACATGGTGGCCGCCGTCATGCAGGAGGGGCTGACCCGCTTCCCGTCCGGACATCAGCCGACCGCCCAGTGA
- a CDS encoding PPE family protein: MTAPAFMALPPEVHSALLSSGPGPGAVLAAAGTWNSLSAEYAEVAAELGEVLGAIEAGVWEGPSAQSYAAANVPYLAWLAQASADSAVAAAQHETVAAAYVTALAAMPTMAELAANHAVHGVLVATNFFGVNTIPIALNEADYARMWVQAAATMSAYQAVAGSAAASVPPTPVAPAILKSEAAAGVADSSDPLDPWGPAHTWTDPVLEGIAQVLRSVGVNWEPASGTINGLPYTAYVNPATGLYWVKNTVTLIQEVNYVLFNFPTNPEVALLLLNPATLSTFLIAHPLVAIELGVAIGSSLTAPWAGLSALSALAAIPWPTGSPLPLDVLPQAVADPGPVTTVPNLHVVGLPGSVPATGAPAAAPPASVPGGASPPAPAPAAPAAMGFFPAVVGFGGGPGVGFDSTNRTGSGARAQAKSPASDSAAEESAARRSSRTRRRRKAQLHDHGYADMNVEVDAQWAPPTGGGSLASDGSAGALGFEGSVVKHDVRQAGLTTLAGDSFGSAPTAPLLPGSWTGQPSEVKDPDAQP; the protein is encoded by the coding sequence GTGACGGCGCCTGCGTTTATGGCCTTGCCGCCGGAGGTGCATTCGGCGTTGTTGAGTAGTGGTCCGGGGCCGGGTGCGGTGTTGGCTGCGGCGGGGACGTGGAATTCGCTCAGTGCCGAGTATGCCGAGGTGGCTGCGGAGCTTGGTGAGGTGCTTGGTGCGATTGAGGCTGGGGTGTGGGAGGGTCCTAGCGCGCAGTCGTATGCGGCTGCCAATGTGCCGTATTTGGCGTGGTTGGCGCAGGCTAGTGCTGATAGTGCGGTGGCGGCGGCTCAGCATGAGACGGTGGCGGCGGCCTATGTGACCGCGTTGGCGGCGATGCCGACGATGGCGGAGCTGGCTGCCAATCATGCAGTGCACGGAGTTTTGGTGGCGACCAATTTCTTTGGGGTGAACACGATTCCGATTGCGCTCAATGAGGCGGACTACGCGCGGATGTGGGTTCAGGCGGCGGCCACGATGAGTGCTTATCAGGCGGTTGCGGGTTCGGCTGCGGCGTCTGTGCCGCCGACTCCAGTGGCGCCGGCGATTCTGAAGTCAGAGGCGGCTGCCGGAGTCGCGGACTCATCAGATCCGTTGGACCCATGGGGGCCCGCCCACACCTGGACCGACCCGGTACTGGAGGGCATCGCGCAGGTGTTGCGATCCGTGGGGGTCAACTGGGAGCCTGCGAGCGGCACCATCAACGGGCTGCCGTACACGGCGTACGTCAACCCCGCGACCGGCCTGTACTGGGTCAAGAACACGGTGACCCTGATTCAGGAGGTCAACTACGTCCTCTTCAACTTTCCCACGAACCCGGAAGTGGCACTGCTCCTTCTCAACCCGGCAACGCTCTCGACCTTCCTGATCGCGCATCCCCTGGTCGCCATCGAACTGGGTGTCGCGATCGGCTCGAGCCTTACCGCGCCCTGGGCGGGACTGAGCGCGCTGTCGGCACTGGCCGCCATACCGTGGCCAACGGGATCACCGCTGCCGCTGGACGTACTCCCGCAGGCGGTTGCGGATCCTGGTCCGGTTACCACGGTGCCGAATCTGCATGTGGTGGGTCTGCCGGGGTCGGTGCCGGCGACCGGAGCGCCGGCGGCAGCGCCGCCGGCGAGTGTGCCCGGCGGTGCGTCTCCGCCGGCACCGGCGCCTGCAGCGCCGGCGGCGATGGGATTTTTCCCGGCCGTGGTCGGCTTCGGAGGCGGTCCCGGTGTGGGCTTCGATTCGACCAACAGGACCGGAAGCGGCGCGAGGGCGCAGGCGAAGAGTCCGGCGTCGGACTCTGCAGCGGAGGAGTCGGCTGCGCGGCGGTCTTCGCGGACGCGTCGCCGGCGCAAGGCGCAGCTGCACGATCACGGGTATGCCGACATGAATGTTGAGGTGGATGCCCAATGGGCACCGCCTACCGGTGGGGGGTCACTTGCTTCGGACGGGAGCGCGGGCGCGCTCGGGTTCGAGGGAAGCGTTGTCAAACATGACGTGCGGCAAGCGGGACTGACCACCCTGGCGGGGGACTCCTTCGGCTCTGCTCCGACTGCACCACTACTGCCGGGTAGCTGGACCGGTCAGCCTAGTGAAGTGAAGGATCCCGACGCACAGCCCTGA
- a CDS encoding YebC/PmpR family DNA-binding transcriptional regulator, translated as MSGHSKWATTKHKKAVIDARRGKNFARLIKNIEVAARVGGGDPSGNPTLYDAIQKAKKSSVPNDNIERARKRGAGEEAGGADYQTITYEGYGPNGVAVLIECLTDNRNRAASEVRVAMTRNGGAMADPGSVAYLFSRKGTVTLDKNGLTEDDVLVAVLDAGAEDVNDLGESFEVISEPGDLVAVRSALVDAGIDYDSAEASFVASVSVAVDVEGARKVIKLVEALEDNDDVQNVWTNVDLSDEVLAALEAE; from the coding sequence ATGAGCGGCCATTCCAAGTGGGCTACCACCAAGCACAAGAAGGCCGTCATTGACGCGCGTCGCGGGAAGAACTTTGCGCGGTTGATCAAGAACATCGAAGTCGCCGCGCGCGTTGGTGGTGGGGATCCGTCGGGTAATCCGACGTTGTATGACGCGATTCAGAAGGCGAAGAAGAGTTCGGTCCCCAACGACAACATCGAGCGGGCGCGAAAGCGTGGTGCTGGTGAAGAGGCTGGTGGGGCCGACTATCAGACCATCACCTATGAGGGCTATGGGCCTAACGGCGTCGCGGTCCTGATCGAGTGTCTGACCGACAACCGTAACCGCGCGGCCAGTGAGGTGCGGGTGGCGATGACCCGTAACGGCGGGGCGATGGCTGACCCGGGGTCGGTGGCCTACTTGTTCAGCCGTAAGGGGACGGTCACTTTGGACAAGAACGGTCTGACCGAGGATGACGTCTTGGTGGCGGTTTTGGATGCCGGCGCTGAGGACGTGAATGACCTGGGCGAAAGCTTCGAGGTGATTTCGGAGCCGGGTGACCTGGTGGCGGTGCGCTCGGCGCTGGTGGATGCGGGTATCGACTACGACTCGGCGGAGGCCAGTTTCGTGGCGTCGGTGAGTGTGGCCGTTGACGTCGAGGGTGCCCGCAAGGTGATCAAGCTGGTCGAGGCTCTTGAAGACAACGATGACGTTCAGAACGTGTGGACCAATGTCGATCTGTCCGACGAGGTCCTGGCCGCCTTGGAAGCCGAATAA
- a CDS encoding ABC1 kinase family protein, which produces MADLARGGFRRAVKLASLPAGVAGRAALGVGKRMTGKSKDEVSAELLEKAADEMFKVLGELKGGAMKVGQALSVMEAAIPPQFAEPFREALVKLQSEAPPLPAAKVHRVLDAQLGTKWRERFASFDDTPAASASIGQVHRAVWKDGRDVAVKIQYPGADEALRADLKLIQRFNWIAKQVVPGADVDRLVSEINDTLEAELEYRQEADNQRAFAKAYADDPKFFVPAVIASAPKVIVSEWIEGRRLSAIISSGTKQERDSACALLLEFTLSSPARVGLVHADPHPGNFMLLPDGRLGVIDFGAVAEHPGGIPSGFAELLCWARDEQWDESIRLLKQLGFMPADYELSAEQLVEYIQPLWPYIDPLRSGEFHFTRKWFQKSALVTTDPLAEGFGDRFRMARQMTLPAGYVMLLRTLGGLLGVAVQLDAHVDYAALIERWAPGFFPPGQPPAR; this is translated from the coding sequence ATGGCAGATCTCGCGCGAGGTGGATTTCGCCGCGCAGTAAAACTGGCGAGCCTCCCGGCCGGAGTCGCGGGCCGCGCAGCGCTGGGCGTAGGTAAACGGATGACCGGCAAGTCCAAGGACGAGGTCAGTGCCGAGCTCCTGGAGAAGGCCGCCGACGAGATGTTCAAGGTGCTCGGCGAGCTCAAGGGCGGCGCGATGAAGGTCGGGCAGGCCCTCTCGGTGATGGAGGCGGCGATCCCTCCGCAGTTCGCCGAACCTTTCCGCGAGGCCCTGGTCAAGCTGCAGAGTGAGGCCCCACCCTTGCCTGCCGCCAAAGTGCACCGGGTGCTCGATGCCCAGCTCGGCACCAAGTGGCGCGAGCGCTTCGCGTCCTTCGACGACACACCCGCCGCATCGGCGAGCATCGGACAGGTGCACCGGGCTGTCTGGAAGGACGGTCGGGACGTCGCGGTGAAGATTCAATATCCCGGCGCCGACGAGGCGCTGCGCGCCGACCTCAAACTGATTCAGCGATTCAACTGGATAGCCAAGCAAGTCGTGCCCGGTGCTGATGTGGACCGGCTCGTCTCGGAGATCAACGACACCCTGGAAGCCGAACTGGAATACCGCCAGGAGGCCGACAACCAGCGGGCGTTCGCCAAGGCCTACGCAGATGATCCCAAGTTCTTCGTTCCGGCGGTGATCGCCAGCGCACCCAAGGTGATCGTCTCGGAGTGGATCGAAGGACGGCGACTCTCCGCCATCATCAGCAGCGGCACTAAACAGGAGCGAGACTCCGCGTGCGCGTTGCTGCTGGAGTTCACCTTGAGCTCACCGGCGCGGGTCGGGCTGGTGCACGCCGACCCGCACCCGGGCAACTTCATGCTGTTGCCGGACGGCCGGCTGGGCGTCATCGACTTCGGTGCGGTGGCCGAACATCCCGGCGGCATCCCCTCCGGCTTCGCCGAACTGTTGTGCTGGGCGCGTGATGAGCAGTGGGACGAGTCGATCCGTCTGCTCAAGCAGCTCGGATTCATGCCGGCCGACTACGAGCTGAGTGCCGAGCAGCTGGTCGAGTACATCCAGCCGCTGTGGCCCTACATCGATCCGCTGCGGTCGGGCGAGTTCCACTTCACCCGCAAGTGGTTCCAGAAGTCTGCGCTGGTCACCACCGATCCGTTGGCCGAAGGCTTCGGCGACCGATTCCGGATGGCGCGTCAGATGACACTCCCGGCTGGTTACGTCATGTTGCTGCGCACACTGGGCGGCCTGTTGGGGGTCGCGGTTCAGCTGGACGCGCACGTCGACTATGCCGCGCTGATCGAGCGATGGGCACCCGGCTTCTTCCCGCCGGGGCAGCCCCCGGCGCGCTGA
- a CDS encoding PE family protein codes for MPLHVVPEGLAAASARIEALSARLAAVHAGAVPIITAVLPPAADPVSLQSAATLSGHGSRHVVVAAAGTAELGRSGIGVGEAAVGYAVGDAHAAAVYSSWGG; via the coding sequence ATGCCGCTACATGTCGTCCCCGAAGGACTGGCCGCCGCCAGCGCTCGTATCGAAGCGTTGAGCGCCAGGCTCGCCGCCGTCCACGCCGGCGCGGTGCCGATCATCACGGCAGTGCTTCCTCCCGCCGCCGACCCCGTCTCCCTGCAGAGCGCAGCGACATTGAGTGGTCACGGAAGTCGGCATGTCGTGGTCGCCGCGGCCGGCACAGCTGAACTCGGCCGCTCGGGCATCGGTGTCGGCGAGGCGGCTGTGGGCTATGCGGTCGGCGACGCCCACGCGGCAGCGGTCTACTCGAGTTGGGGTGGTTAG